One Setaria viridis chromosome 5, Setaria_viridis_v4.0, whole genome shotgun sequence genomic region harbors:
- the LOC117858595 gene encoding alliin lyase — protein MEPAAGGGQQARRRPALLALLSTSLLLNAVFLAHHLFRPSRVLSAVGDGGGSSCGLSWTLQAAREAEAVAAVDCSGHGQVFLDGVAGEDGRPGCECNACFAGRDCSLHTPNCTADADSGNPLFLEPYWRRHAAASAVVISGWHRMSYIATGIEKMFQSVELERQIRRLHRAVGNAVVDDKHVVFAAGSIQLINALVHALSPDANAASPPARVVATAPYYPIYRTQTKMFDGREYRWGGTTALWVNASRNSTDGFIEFVTSPNNPDAQLYEPVLGGSAPVIVDHAYYWPHFTHIPAPADEDVMMFTMSKPSGHAGSRFGWALIRDENVAKRANDYVQNSIMGASRDTQLRMLGIVKIMLANLHGKEDIFAFGHDVMRTRWRRLNAVVSRSRRISLQRMAPEYCTYFKRIREPSPGYAWVKCEMEEDDDCYEALLKAKIITRSGARFEASSRYTRLSLLKTDDDFEVLMERVTDLVNAENYDEPASSSTTLVM, from the exons ATGGAGCCGGCAGCTGGTGGAGGGCAGCAGGCAAGGCGACGACCTgccctcctcgccctcctctcCACGTCGCTGCTCCTCAACGCCGTCTTCCTCGCGCACCACTTGTTCCGGCCGTCCCGGGTTCTCAGcgcggtcggcgacggcggtggcagcAGCTGCGGGCTGAGCTGGACGCTGCAGGCGGCTAGGGAGGCCGAGGCGGTGGCCGCCGTTGACTGCTCGGGTCACGGCCAGGTGTTCTTGgatggcgtcgccggcgaggatggGCGGCCCGGGTGCGAGTGCAACGCCTGCTTCGCCGGGCGGGACTGCTCCCTCCACACGCCCAACTgcaccgccgacgccgacaG CGGGAACCCGTTGTTCCTGGAGCCATACTGGCGGCGGCACGCGGCCGCCAGCGCCGTTGTGATCTCCGGGTGGCACCGCATGAGCTACATCGCCACTGGCATTGAAAAAATGTTCCAATCCGTGGAGCTCGAGCGCCAGATCCGGCGCCTGCACAGGGCCGTCGGCAACGCCGTCGTCGACGACAAGCACGTGGTCTTCGCCGCCGGCTCCATACAGCTCATCAACGCGCTCGTGCACGCGCTCTCCCCGGACGCcaacgccgcctcgccgccggcccgtgTGGTCGCCACCGCGCCGTATTACCCG ATTTACAGGACACAGACGAAGATGTTCGACGGCCGCGAGTACAGATGGGGCGGGACCACGGCTCTGTGGGTCAACGCGTCGCGGAACTCCACCGATGGCTTCATCGAGTTCGTCACGTCGCCCAACAACCCGGACGCCCAGCTCTACGAGCCCGTCCTCGGCGGCTCGGCCCCGGTGATCGTCGACCACGCCTACTACTGGCCGCACTTCACGCACATCCCGGCGCCGGCCGACGAGGATGTCATGATGTTCACCATGTCCAAGCCCTCCGGGCACGCCGGCAGCAGATTCGG GTGGGCACTGATCAGGGACGAGAACGTGGCCAAGAGGGCCAACGATTACGTGCAGAACAGCATCATGGGCGCGTCCCGGGATACCCAGCTGCGGATGCTGGGGATCGTGAAGATCATGCTGGCCAATCTGCACGGCAAGGAGGACATCTTCGCCTTCGGGCACGACGTGATGAGAACCAGATGGCGCAGGCTGAACGCCGTCGTGTCGCGCTCCCGCCGCATCTCGCTGCAGAGGATGGCTCCCGAGTACTGCACCTACTTCAAGCGGATCAGAGAGCCATCGCCAG GCTATGCATGGGTGAAGTGTGAGatggaggaagacgacgactgCTACGAGGCGCTGCTGAAGGCAAAGATCATCACACGTTCAGGCGCTCGCTTCGAAGCTAGCAGCCGGTACACGAGGTTGAGCCTCCTCAAGACGGATGACGACTTCGAAGTCCTCATGGAGAGGGTTACGGATCTTGTCAATGCCGAGAATTACGACGAGCCTGCCTCGAGCTCCACGACTTTGGTAATGTAA